From one Lotus japonicus ecotype B-129 chromosome 3, LjGifu_v1.2 genomic stretch:
- the LOC130745880 gene encoding uncharacterized protein LOC130745880 has protein sequence MGKSKVDANPIKMKECLAQSAAAAKKRAAETEQKKKNEGTSSSDNVRDPKRQKTSSAAGGRPLHQSTQSTLNPKGRLAEKKKGHDNVPPIQPDSSALINRPPTPFTQAGTSSAIDGETPPPFLNLSDPHFNGLDFMTRTFDNRLHKDVSGQGPPNIASVAIHHALSAASTVAGMAQCVKELISAKNRLEKKVADYKTAYERAKADAEAANKKLKSAEEKCTKLTAELAASDLLLQKTTSLKEAINDKHTAIQAKCQKLEKKYERLNASILGRASIQFAQGFLAAKEQISVVEQGFDLSRIGWLKEIKDGQVVGDDDISLDLLPQFNDESESEEEEDDGEDKNDQDKGDDQGKEDPQVVAGQGDSANNENLP, from the coding sequence atgggaaaaagcaaggttgatgccaaccccatcaagatgaaggaatgcCTCGCCCAGTcggctgcggcggcgaagaaaagggccgccgagactgagcagaagaaaaagaatgaaggtacttcgagctctgataacgtcagggaccctaagcgGCAAAAAACTTCGAGCGCTGCTGGTGGTAGACCTCTTCACCAATCAACTCAATCAACTCTCAATCCAAAAGGTCGTCtggctgagaaaaagaagggtcatgacaatgtcccgccaatTCAACCGGATTCGAGTGCACTAATCAACCGTCCGCCAACTCCATTTACCCAAGCTGGCACTAGCTCAGCTATTGATGGCGAGACTCCTCCCCCTTTCCTGAACTTATCTGATCCTCATTTCAACGGATTGGATTTTATGACCCGCACCTTTGATAACCGGCTTCACAAGGATGTTTCCggtcaaggtccccccaacattgcttctgtggcgaTTCATCACGcactttctgccgccagtaccgtggcgggaatggctcagtgtgtgaagGAATTGATATCGGCCAAGAATCGTCTTGAGAAGAAGGTAGCCGATTATAAAACTGCCTATGAACGAGCTAAGGCTGACGCTGAGGCCGCCAACAagaagctgaaatctgctgaagaAAAGTGCACTAAGTTAACTGCTGAATTGGCGgcttctgacctgcttcttcagaaGACCACGTCTCTAAAAGAAGCCATCAATGATAAAcacactgccattcaagccaagtgccaaaaactggaaaagaagtacgaacgTCTGAATGCTTCTATCTTAGGGCGTGCTTCTATCCAGTTTGCTCAAGGTTTTCTGGCGGCTAAAGAGCAGATTAGTGTGGTTGAGcagggctttgatctttcccgcatcggatggctgaaggagatcaaggatggtcaagtggtTGGCGATGATGACATAAGCCTCGATCTCCTTCCTCAATTCAATGATGAAAGTgagtctgaagaagaagaagatgatggcgAAGATAAAAATGATCAGGACAAGGGTGATGATCAAGgaaaggaagaccctcaagttGTTGCAGGTCAAGGGGACAGCGCCAACAACGAGAATCTgccttga